One genomic window of Campylobacter fetus subsp. fetus includes the following:
- a CDS encoding acetolactate synthase large subunit, translating into MKKLNGSQMISEALKHEGVSVVFGYPGGAALNIYDETYKQDYFTHVLTRHEQAAVHAADGYARASGKVGVAFVTSGPGFTNAVTGLATAYADSIPLVLISGQVPLPLIGTDAFQEIDAVGISRPCVKHNFLVKTIDELPRILKEAFYIARSGRPGPVHVDIPKDVTAAMGDFNYPSEIKMQTYKPNVKGHPNQIKKACEIISKSKKPIVYLGGGAINSNAADEARKFIHTANIPTVETLMALGTLRSDDELNLGMVGMHGSYAANMALSEADLIICFGARFDDRVTGKLSEFAKNAKVIHVDIDPSSIGKIVNAEYPIVGDLKNVLIELNDKINISEGSFDPWIEQISIYKKLHPLTYKDSDEILKPQWVIQNLAKIAGDDAVIATDVGQHQMWVAQFYPFTRPRQLLTSGGLGTMGYGLPAAMGAAWAVDVPVVAVSGDGGFLMNIQELMTLSANKKRVINIILNNNFLGMVRQWQTFFYGERYSNTDLSIQPDFVKICEGFGGKGFVVKTKDEFKNALKEALKIDTVSVIEVKIDRFENVLPMVPAGAAIYNMILE; encoded by the coding sequence ATGAAAAAATTAAATGGTTCACAGATGATAAGTGAAGCATTAAAGCACGAAGGAGTTAGTGTTGTTTTTGGCTATCCTGGAGGAGCGGCTTTAAACATTTATGATGAAACATATAAGCAAGACTATTTTACTCATGTTTTGACTAGACATGAGCAAGCAGCAGTTCATGCTGCTGATGGATATGCTAGAGCTTCTGGCAAGGTCGGTGTTGCTTTTGTTACAAGTGGTCCGGGTTTTACAAATGCCGTGACAGGTCTCGCTACTGCTTATGCCGATTCGATTCCACTGGTGCTTATAAGCGGTCAAGTCCCGCTACCGCTCATAGGTACTGATGCTTTTCAGGAGATTGATGCGGTGGGAATTTCTCGCCCTTGTGTAAAACATAATTTTTTAGTTAAAACTATAGATGAACTTCCACGTATTTTAAAAGAAGCTTTTTATATAGCTAGAAGCGGACGTCCGGGCCCTGTTCATGTGGATATACCAAAAGACGTAACTGCGGCTATGGGCGATTTCAATTATCCAAGCGAGATAAAAATGCAAACCTATAAACCAAATGTAAAAGGTCATCCAAATCAGATTAAAAAAGCGTGTGAGATAATATCAAAATCCAAAAAACCTATAGTTTATCTAGGCGGAGGTGCTATAAATAGTAATGCTGCGGATGAGGCTAGAAAATTTATTCATACTGCAAACATCCCGACTGTTGAAACCCTTATGGCTCTTGGAACTTTAAGAAGCGACGACGAGTTAAACTTAGGAATGGTCGGAATGCATGGAAGTTACGCTGCAAATATGGCTTTAAGCGAAGCGGATTTGATTATCTGTTTTGGAGCTAGGTTTGATGATAGGGTAACTGGTAAGCTTAGTGAATTTGCAAAAAATGCAAAAGTTATACACGTAGATATAGATCCAAGCAGCATCGGAAAGATAGTGAATGCAGAGTATCCTATAGTAGGCGATCTAAAGAATGTTTTAATAGAATTAAATGATAAGATAAATATCTCAGAAGGCAGTTTTGATCCATGGATAGAGCAGATATCTATATATAAAAAACTTCATCCGCTTACATATAAAGACAGCGATGAGATTTTAAAACCGCAATGGGTTATTCAAAATTTAGCCAAAATAGCCGGAGATGACGCTGTTATAGCAACGGATGTCGGACAACATCAGATGTGGGTAGCGCAGTTTTATCCATTTACTCGTCCAAGGCAACTTCTTACTAGCGGCGGATTAGGAACTATGGGTTATGGACTTCCTGCTGCTATGGGCGCTGCATGGGCGGTTGATGTTCCTGTCGTAGCAGTTAGCGGAGATGGTGGATTTCTTATGAATATACAAGAATTAATGACTTTATCGGCAAATAAAAAACGCGTTATAAATATAATTTTAAATAATAATTTTTTAGGAATGGTTCGTCAGTGGCAGACGTTTTTTTATGGTGAAAGATATTCAAATACGGATCTTAGCATTCAGCCAGATTTTGTTAAAATTTGTGAGGGTTTTGGCGGAAAAGGTTTTGTTGTAAAAACTAAAGACGAGTTTAAAAATGCACTTAAAGAGGCTCTTAAAATCGATACTGTAAGCGTTATAGAAGTTAAGATAGATAGATTTGAGAATGTTTTACCTATGGTTCCAGCCGGAGCTGCAATTTATAATATGATATTGGAGTAG
- the ilvN gene encoding acetolactate synthase small subunit, whose product MRRVISAIVLNEHGVLSRIAGLFSGRGYNIDSLTVAPVPDSEFSRVTIVTSGDERVFEQIVKQLHKLIPTYKVIDSGEFVEKEMVLVKISLNENFSGLDPILKSYNGMVANANENCIIVMACDNAQRIDCFIKVMKKYNPIQIVRSGSVMMEV is encoded by the coding sequence ATGAGAAGAGTTATATCGGCTATTGTTTTAAATGAACATGGCGTTTTAAGTCGTATTGCAGGGCTTTTTTCAGGGCGTGGATATAATATTGACTCGCTCACCGTAGCTCCAGTACCAGATAGTGAGTTTTCAAGAGTTACTATAGTGACTAGTGGTGATGAGAGGGTTTTTGAACAGATAGTAAAACAACTTCATAAACTTATACCGACTTATAAAGTTATAGATAGCGGTGAGTTCGTAGAAAAAGAGATGGTTTTAGTAAAAATATCTTTAAATGAAAACTTTAGTGGATTAGATCCTATATTAAAATCATATAACGGTATGGTTGCAAATGCAAATGAAAATTGCATCATAGTCATGGCGTGTGATAATGCTCAGCGAATTGACTGTTTTATAAAAGTAATGAAAAAATATAACCCGATTCAAATAGTAAGAAGCGGATCGGTAATGATGGAAGTATGA
- the lpxD gene encoding UDP-3-O-(3-hydroxymyristoyl)glucosamine N-acyltransferase: MRLSEIYKILNLEFVGADMEISALNSLGRANVDELSYCDSEKNSKFIDESRAGAILVTSNLANLVKSRAVIVENPHLAFAILSKTFSKPLFYPKSPAVIDESVTIMPNVYIGNNVKIESRSIIMAGAYIGDNVTIGQDCIIHPNVVIYNDCKIGNECHINANAVIGSDGFGYAHTKTGEHIKIYHNGWVELEDNVEIGACTTIDRGVFEPTIVKKYSKIDNLVQIGHNCEIGFGCIIVSQTGLAGSTKLGRNVVMGGQSGTAGHLKIGDFAQIAGRGAVSKDLEPGKNYAGYPIMELKEWFKLQAKFLKEFGVKR; the protein is encoded by the coding sequence ATGAGATTAAGTGAAATTTATAAGATTTTAAATTTAGAGTTTGTAGGCGCCGATATGGAAATTTCGGCTCTAAATTCTCTTGGAAGAGCTAATGTAGATGAGCTTAGTTATTGCGATAGCGAAAAAAATAGTAAATTTATAGATGAAAGCAGAGCGGGAGCTATTTTAGTAACTTCAAATTTAGCAAATTTAGTAAAAAGTAGAGCCGTAATAGTAGAAAATCCGCACCTTGCTTTTGCTATTTTATCAAAAACGTTTTCTAAGCCTCTATTTTATCCAAAATCCCCAGCTGTGATAGATGAAAGTGTTACTATAATGCCAAATGTATATATAGGTAACAATGTAAAAATAGAATCTAGAAGTATCATCATGGCAGGAGCTTATATAGGAGATAACGTAACCATAGGACAAGACTGCATAATTCATCCAAATGTTGTAATATATAATGATTGCAAGATAGGAAATGAGTGCCATATAAATGCTAATGCGGTTATAGGAAGTGATGGTTTTGGATATGCTCATACAAAAACCGGTGAGCATATAAAAATTTATCATAATGGCTGGGTAGAATTAGAAGATAATGTAGAAATAGGAGCTTGCACAACTATAGATAGAGGCGTTTTTGAGCCGACTATTGTTAAAAAATATAGCAAAATAGATAATCTAGTTCAAATCGGTCATAATTGCGAGATCGGTTTTGGTTGCATTATCGTAAGTCAAACGGGTCTTGCTGGAAGCACGAAACTCGGACGAAATGTTGTTATGGGAGGACAAAGCGGTACTGCCGGTCACTTAAAAATAGGAGATTTTGCTCAAATAGCAGGTCGCGGCGCTGTTAGCAAAGATTTAGAACCGGGAAAAAACTATGCAGGATATCCTATAATGGAGTTGAAAGAGTGGTTTAAACTTCAGGCTAAATTTTTAAAAGAGTTTGGAGTAAAAAGATGA
- a CDS encoding DedA family protein — protein sequence MLSDIINFLVDLVADWGYIGIFLLMALESSFFPFPSEVVMIPAGYLVYKGEMSVTLAFLAGAFGSLAGALFNYYLCFFFGRSFIQTYGKYVGITDEKMDKFENFFNKYGEISTFNCRLIPGIRQYISLPAGLAKMNILRFCIFTTLGAGIWVAILIAIGYFLGDQKELIAEYLHTIIIVLLIVVAMITAAYIYIQKKKKAKS from the coding sequence GTGCTAAGCGATATTATAAATTTTCTAGTTGATCTAGTCGCTGATTGGGGTTATATAGGTATATTTTTACTAATGGCTCTTGAGAGTAGTTTTTTTCCATTTCCGAGCGAAGTCGTGATGATACCTGCTGGCTATCTTGTATATAAAGGCGAAATGAGTGTTACTCTAGCTTTCTTAGCCGGAGCCTTTGGCAGCTTAGCCGGAGCTTTATTTAACTACTATTTATGTTTCTTTTTCGGTAGAAGTTTTATACAAACATATGGAAAATACGTAGGAATAACAGATGAAAAAATGGATAAATTTGAAAATTTCTTTAATAAATACGGAGAAATTTCAACATTTAACTGCAGATTGATACCGGGCATAAGGCAGTATATAAGTCTTCCTGCCGGGCTAGCTAAAATGAATATTCTTAGATTTTGTATTTTTACTACTTTAGGAGCCGGCATTTGGGTAGCGATTTTGATAGCTATCGGATATTTTTTAGGTGATCAAAAAGAGCTTATCGCTGAATACTTACATACTATAATAATAGTGCTTCTCATAGTAGTAGCGATGATTACGGCTGCATATATCTATATCCAAAAGAAGAAAAAAGCAAAGAGCTAA
- the nadC gene encoding carboxylating nicotinate-nucleotide diphosphorylase: MNTYINELINLGFKEDLSGSGDITSLAIFNDEKDSFYLICKSDGVLCGIDIFKKVFKFIDENISVELYFKDGDAIKYADMVAKVSGSVINILQAERVAINFISYLSGIATKTSIFVKESKGNVKILDTRKTLPAYRMLAKYAVKCGGGENHRIGLYDMILIKDNHIDAAGGITNAVTKIRQKYGNKFKIEVETRSLNEVKEALNLGIDMIMFDNMSLEMMREAVKIVSQKAFIEASGNMSLDKIKKLADCGIDAISFGELTHSVKAFDFSLKKELI, translated from the coding sequence ATGAATACATATATTAACGAACTTATAAACTTAGGCTTTAAAGAGGATTTAAGTGGTAGCGGAGATATCACTAGTTTAGCTATTTTTAATGATGAAAAAGATAGTTTTTATTTGATTTGTAAATCTGATGGTGTGCTTTGCGGTATAGATATATTTAAAAAAGTTTTTAAATTTATAGATGAAAATATCTCTGTGGAACTGTATTTCAAAGACGGTGATGCGATAAAATACGCAGATATGGTAGCAAAAGTATCAGGAAGCGTGATAAACATTTTACAAGCCGAAAGAGTAGCCATAAATTTCATAAGCTATCTCTCTGGCATAGCTACAAAAACCTCTATTTTCGTAAAAGAATCCAAAGGCAATGTAAAAATACTAGACACTAGAAAAACGCTTCCTGCTTATAGAATGTTAGCAAAATACGCCGTAAAATGCGGCGGCGGAGAAAATCATAGAATAGGGCTATACGATATGATTTTAATCAAAGACAATCATATAGACGCAGCAGGAGGCATCACTAACGCGGTTACTAAAATACGCCAAAAATATGGAAATAAATTTAAAATAGAAGTAGAAACAAGAAGTTTAAATGAAGTAAAAGAGGCTTTAAATTTAGGTATAGATATGATTATGTTTGATAATATGAGTTTAGAAATGATGAGAGAGGCTGTTAAAATTGTATCTCAAAAAGCCTTTATAGAAGCTTCTGGAAATATGAGTTTAGATAAGATAAAAAAGCTTGCAGATTGTGGTATAGACGCTATTTCTTTTGGTGAACTAACACATAGCGTTAAAGCTTTTGATTTTTCTTTGAAAAAAGAACTCATATAA
- the purU gene encoding formyltetrahydrofolate deformylase: MNYILKIDCYDEKGLILRVSEIVFKNGLNYVSTSEFVDHENERFYMRAVMVGDINVCEFKNTLSAFLPKDAIIFCEEITKKDVVVLATKESHCLGDLLIKHSSGELNANILAVIANHDTLRPLTEKFDIPFHFVSSDGISREEHENLVLNELKKYKFNYMILAKYMRILSSNFVKNYPKKIINIHHSFLPAFIGANPYKQAHERGVKIIGATAHFVTNDLDEGPIITQDVVRVNHEMSWRDMQRAGKNVEKVVLSNALDLVFDERVFVYKNKTVIF; encoded by the coding sequence GTGAATTATATTTTAAAAATTGATTGTTATGATGAAAAGGGTCTAATACTAAGAGTTAGCGAGATAGTTTTTAAAAATGGTCTAAATTATGTTAGTACAAGTGAGTTTGTTGATCATGAAAATGAACGATTTTATATGCGTGCTGTGATGGTGGGCGATATAAATGTTTGTGAGTTTAAGAATACATTAAGTGCTTTTTTACCTAAAGATGCGATTATATTTTGTGAAGAGATAACTAAAAAAGATGTTGTTGTACTAGCTACAAAAGAGAGCCACTGCTTAGGAGATTTACTGATAAAACATAGTAGCGGTGAGTTAAACGCAAACATTCTTGCAGTCATAGCAAATCACGACACTCTGAGACCTCTTACTGAAAAATTTGATATTCCTTTTCATTTTGTTAGTTCAGATGGAATTAGCAGAGAAGAACATGAAAATTTAGTTTTAAACGAATTGAAAAAATACAAATTTAATTATATGATTTTAGCAAAATATATGCGAATTCTAAGCTCGAATTTCGTAAAAAATTATCCTAAAAAAATTATAAATATTCATCACTCATTTTTACCGGCTTTTATAGGAGCAAATCCTTATAAACAGGCTCATGAAAGAGGAGTAAAGATCATCGGAGCAACGGCTCATTTTGTTACTAATGATCTTGATGAAGGACCTATCATTACTCAAGATGTTGTAAGAGTAAATCATGAAATGAGCTGGCGTGATATGCAAAGAGCAGGTAAAAATGTAGAAAAAGTCGTACTTTCAAATGCGCTTGATCTTGTTTTTGATGAGAGGGTTTTTGTTTATAAAAATAAAACGGTGATTTTTTAG
- a CDS encoding tRNA (cytidine(34)-2'-O)-methyltransferase yields the protein MFDIVLVRPEIHTNTGSIGRMCVNSGCRLHLIKPLGFMLDDKHLKRAGLDYWDKLDLVIWESLDDFLTQNIKFKDRFFFATTKTNRLYFNTKFQKGDFLFFGAEGSGLPLDLMKIKKENCITIPMSGDGRSLNLATSVGIITYEAIRQNINEFNFRDEICEF from the coding sequence ATGTTTGATATAGTTTTGGTTCGACCAGAAATTCATACGAATACCGGAAGCATAGGAAGAATGTGCGTGAATTCAGGTTGCAGACTTCATCTTATAAAGCCGCTTGGATTTATGCTTGATGATAAGCATTTAAAGCGTGCCGGGCTTGATTATTGGGATAAATTGGATCTTGTTATTTGGGAGAGTTTGGATGATTTTTTAACTCAAAATATCAAATTTAAAGATAGATTTTTCTTTGCTACTACTAAAACAAATAGGCTCTATTTTAACACTAAATTCCAAAAAGGAGATTTTCTATTTTTTGGTGCCGAGGGATCTGGATTGCCGCTTGATTTAATGAAAATAAAAAAAGAAAACTGTATCACGATACCGATGAGCGGTGATGGAAGAAGTTTAAATTTAGCTACTAGCGTAGGAATTATAACTTATGAAGCGATACGCCAAAATATAAACGAGTTTAATTTTAGGGATGAAATTTGCGAGTTTTAA
- a CDS encoding endonuclease/exonuclease/phosphatase family protein, which produces MRVLILLFIAIFSISAELKIATYNVENLFDDNIDGSEYKDFKDGTWNTAKYIQKLNNISRVIKALDADFISVLEIENSSVLKQLAMKSGYKFYEFATNKNAPVGLGVMSKYPILSSRKIVIPNLKTRPILVSEISFGGETIKFFSTHFPAAKNSLKDRKTAANTMIKAVENEKNSIILGDLNSNYGYGFLLNDLNGEFKNLWEFVGNRDRSSYKKGGAIDHIMLQNSFFNGNIRYKNSSFGVFKPSFLSSGKFSDHYAIYAVLTSEFRDSPVLKKSIDEIYAVSDERAEVVGVVIYVDKFGYILADKSRRGIYVYEKNPKLPLGTKVEAIVNKTDLYKGNMQISSISYKNVDTAFDTDISKFMISQDEIKSARSGDVVSNLKIDVKDGFTSINGEKLRVFSRSKKIKNGQNLVYKNALVWSYKGEKELVVE; this is translated from the coding sequence TTGCGAGTTTTAATCCTACTTTTTATAGCTATTTTTTCTATTTCAGCTGAACTTAAGATAGCGACTTATAACGTAGAAAATCTTTTTGATGATAATATAGACGGGAGCGAATATAAAGATTTCAAAGATGGAACATGGAATACGGCTAAATATATTCAAAAATTAAATAATATTTCGCGAGTGATAAAAGCGCTAGATGCGGATTTTATTTCTGTATTAGAGATAGAAAATAGCTCTGTTTTAAAGCAGTTGGCTATGAAAAGCGGGTATAAATTTTATGAGTTTGCTACAAATAAAAATGCTCCCGTAGGACTTGGAGTAATGTCGAAATATCCTATTTTAAGTAGCCGAAAAATCGTAATTCCAAATTTAAAAACCAGACCTATTTTAGTAAGCGAGATAAGTTTTGGAGGTGAGACAATAAAGTTTTTCTCAACTCATTTCCCGGCAGCAAAAAATAGTTTAAAAGATAGAAAAACAGCTGCAAATACTATGATAAAAGCAGTCGAAAATGAAAAAAACAGTATAATTTTAGGCGACTTAAATAGTAATTATGGATATGGATTTTTGCTAAATGATTTAAACGGAGAATTTAAAAATCTCTGGGAATTTGTAGGAAACAGAGATAGAAGTTCATATAAAAAAGGTGGCGCTATAGATCACATAATGCTTCAAAATAGCTTTTTTAACGGAAATATTAGATACAAAAACTCTAGTTTTGGCGTATTCAAGCCAAGTTTTTTATCTAGCGGGAAGTTTTCCGATCATTACGCTATTTATGCGGTATTAACTTCAGAATTTAGAGATTCACCCGTTTTAAAAAAAAGTATAGATGAAATTTATGCAGTGAGCGATGAGAGGGCAGAGGTCGTCGGAGTAGTTATTTACGTTGATAAATTCGGTTATATTTTGGCTGATAAAAGTAGAAGAGGTATATACGTATATGAAAAAAATCCAAAACTTCCACTTGGCACGAAGGTTGAAGCTATAGTAAATAAAACAGATCTTTATAAAGGAAATATGCAGATTTCTAGCATATCGTATAAAAACGTAGATACTGCTTTTGATACTGATATAAGCAAATTTATGATAAGTCAAGATGAGATAAAAAGCGCTAGGAGCGGCGATGTTGTTTCAAATTTGAAAATAGATGTAAAAGATGGTTTTACATCTATCAACGGTGAGAAATTAAGAGTATTTAGTCGCTCTAAAAAGATAAAAAACGGGCAAAATTTAGTTTATAAAAATGCGTTAGTTTGGAGTTATAAAGGCGAGAAGGAGCTTGTTGTTGAGTGA
- the glyS gene encoding glycine--tRNA ligase subunit beta, with translation MKLLIEIGVEELPAIPFLRELNNIKPKWKQVLDEYGLDSKFNLEYTPRRIVINGDIPELTPDLEVENIGAPKSVALQDGKWSAAALGFAKKCGISQDELGFKEIKGKEVLYHKSVIKGKLVSDLLPAMIEKFILSLNFGKSMRWGNGEYEFIRPIRSLISILGEKSLDFEIFGVKSKKAFYPHRNFGYDMIDFSSIDEYFELVRKNGIILSATQRKEKILNEFKTIETKNNLKIELDFDLLDEVVAITEYPTALLGSFEKEFLEVPSEVIITSMKENQRYFPLHNADGKLSNHFVVVSNAITDDHNLIIRGNEKVLRARLSDAKFFWHSDLASEFSSEKLKNITYLNELGSMYDKELRERQIARILASIYDKDLRYEFGGDYADELDRAVMLSKADLTTNMVYEFTNLQGVMGGYYAAYRDENPFIIGAIKEQYLPNANLYPKTLFSSLVAISNKLDTLMGLFSIGKIPSGNKDPYALRRAASGIIKIVLNLGINFDLRNILNLIKPNYKNFDLNYLESFVYERLYSIYDVNPSVIKACLNSSQSDLKRLNAAIIALDEICKMKDFKDNFSTFKRLSNIIKDSEIAEVNESLFEEDVENELNNKFKALNLNIDDTKTYLESLFGLKNSIDLFFDSVMINHDNPKIKANRISIIGQIYKAFLKVADIKEISA, from the coding sequence ATGAAGCTATTGATTGAAATCGGCGTTGAAGAGTTGCCGGCAATCCCTTTTTTAAGGGAATTAAATAATATAAAACCAAAATGGAAGCAAGTTTTAGACGAATACGGACTTGATAGCAAATTTAATCTTGAATATACTCCAAGAAGAATCGTGATAAACGGCGATATACCAGAACTTACGCCTGATTTAGAAGTTGAAAATATAGGAGCTCCAAAAAGCGTTGCTCTGCAAGACGGTAAATGGAGCGCGGCTGCTTTGGGATTTGCTAAGAAGTGTGGCATAAGTCAAGATGAGCTTGGTTTTAAAGAGATTAAAGGTAAAGAGGTTTTATATCATAAAAGCGTTATAAAAGGCAAGCTTGTTTCTGATTTACTGCCTGCTATGATAGAGAAATTCATACTCTCTTTAAATTTCGGGAAAAGTATGAGATGGGGAAACGGCGAATATGAGTTTATACGCCCTATACGCTCATTAATATCTATTTTAGGTGAAAAAAGCTTGGATTTTGAAATTTTTGGAGTTAAGAGTAAAAAAGCGTTTTATCCACATAGAAATTTCGGTTATGATATGATAGATTTTTCTAGTATAGATGAGTATTTTGAGCTTGTGCGAAAAAATGGAATTATACTAAGCGCTACTCAGAGAAAAGAGAAAATTTTAAACGAATTTAAGACTATTGAGACTAAAAATAACCTGAAAATAGAGCTTGATTTTGATCTTTTAGATGAAGTTGTAGCTATAACAGAGTATCCAACGGCACTCTTAGGTAGTTTTGAAAAAGAGTTTTTAGAGGTTCCTAGCGAAGTTATTATCACTTCAATGAAGGAAAATCAACGCTATTTTCCTTTGCATAATGCAGATGGAAAACTTAGCAATCATTTTGTAGTAGTAAGCAACGCTATTACAGATGACCATAATTTAATAATAAGAGGAAATGAAAAAGTCTTAAGAGCAAGATTAAGCGATGCTAAGTTTTTTTGGCATAGTGATTTAGCTAGCGAGTTTAGTAGTGAAAAGCTAAAAAATATCACTTATCTAAATGAGTTAGGCAGTATGTACGATAAAGAACTCAGAGAGAGACAAATCGCTAGAATTTTAGCTAGTATCTACGATAAGGATTTAAGATATGAGTTTGGTGGAGATTACGCTGATGAACTTGATAGGGCTGTCATGCTTAGCAAAGCCGATCTTACTACTAATATGGTTTATGAATTTACAAATCTCCAAGGAGTAATGGGTGGGTATTACGCTGCATATAGAGACGAAAATCCGTTTATAATAGGCGCTATCAAAGAGCAGTATTTGCCAAACGCAAATTTATATCCAAAAACTCTATTTTCAAGTTTAGTGGCGATATCAAACAAACTTGATACTTTAATGGGGCTTTTTAGTATAGGTAAGATACCAAGCGGAAATAAAGATCCATACGCATTAAGAAGAGCGGCTAGCGGAATTATAAAAATAGTACTAAATTTAGGTATAAATTTTGATTTGAGAAATATTTTAAATTTAATAAAACCAAATTATAAAAATTTTGATTTAAACTATCTTGAAAGTTTTGTATATGAAAGACTTTATAGCATTTACGATGTTAACCCTTCTGTTATAAAAGCGTGTTTAAATAGCTCACAGAGTGACTTGAAAAGATTAAATGCAGCCATAATTGCACTTGATGAAATATGCAAAATGAAGGATTTTAAAGATAATTTCTCTACATTTAAACGACTGTCTAATATTATAAAAGATAGCGAGATTGCAGAAGTAAATGAGAGTTTATTTGAAGAAGACGTGGAAAATGAATTAAACAATAAATTTAAAGCTCTAAATTTAAATATAGACGATACAAAAACATATCTTGAGAGTTTGTTTGGATTAAAAAACAGTATTGATCTTTTCTTCGACTCTGTGATGATAAATCACGATAATCCAAAAATAAAAGCTAATAGAATCTCCATTATAGGTCAAATTTATAAAGCATTTTTAAAAGTGGCTGATATAAAGGAAATTAGCGCTTGA
- a CDS encoding DNA adenine methylase, producing MSENPRYLKEQLITYLGNKRSLLGFIEAGIKGVKQDIKKDKVSFADIFSGSGIVARMARAHSHTIYTNDLELYSKVINECYQTNYSDELNEKLDFYYHKLSDIKDLKRGFITSLYAPKDENDIKKDDRVFFTLKNAMIIDTLRTAIDEIVPDELRVFFLAPLLSEVSVHSNTSGVFKGFYKNKLGIGEFGGNGKNALKRIMSDITLKKPVLSNFKCDSYVAQKDALEFAKDMQEVDIAYLDPPYNQHPYGSNYFMLNLIAKYEKPKDISLVSGIPKQWNRSVYNKKRDACLAFFELINNLKSKYLLISFNNEGFIDKDEFITNLSKIGRVELKEQKYNAFRGSRNLNSRDLHVFEQLYWVKK from the coding sequence TTGAGTGAAAATCCACGCTATTTAAAAGAGCAACTAATAACTTATCTTGGAAATAAACGTTCCTTGCTAGGTTTTATAGAAGCTGGTATAAAAGGTGTAAAGCAAGATATAAAAAAAGATAAAGTTAGTTTTGCAGATATTTTTAGCGGCTCTGGTATCGTAGCACGAATGGCTAGAGCCCATTCGCATACGATATATACAAATGATCTTGAGTTGTATTCAAAAGTTATAAATGAGTGCTATCAAACAAATTATAGCGATGAACTAAATGAAAAACTTGATTTTTATTATCATAAATTAAGTGATATAAAAGATTTAAAAAGAGGGTTTATAACATCTTTATATGCTCCAAAAGATGAAAATGATATCAAAAAAGACGACAGGGTATTTTTTACTCTTAAAAATGCGATGATTATAGATACTTTAAGAACTGCTATAGATGAGATAGTTCCAGATGAATTAAGGGTATTTTTCTTAGCTCCGCTTCTTTCTGAAGTAAGCGTTCATAGTAATACTAGTGGTGTTTTTAAGGGATTTTATAAAAATAAACTTGGAATAGGCGAGTTTGGAGGAAACGGAAAAAACGCTCTTAAAAGGATAATGAGCGATATAACTTTGAAAAAACCTGTGCTTTCGAATTTTAAATGCGACTCATATGTTGCCCAAAAAGACGCCTTAGAGTTTGCTAAAGATATGCAAGAAGTAGATATTGCCTACCTTGATCCTCCATACAATCAACATCCTTATGGCTCAAACTATTTTATGTTAAATTTAATAGCAAAATATGAAAAACCAAAAGATATAAGCTTAGTGAGTGGCATTCCAAAACAATGGAATAGAAGCGTTTATAATAAAAAAAGAGATGCTTGTTTGGCATTTTTTGAGCTTATAAATAATTTAAAATCAAAGTATCTGTTGATATCGTTTAACAATGAAGGTTTCATAGATAAAGATGAGTTTATAACGAATTTATCAAAGATAGGTAGAGTTGAGTTAAAAGAGCAGAAATACAACGCTTTTCGCGGTAGTAGAAATTTAAACAGCAGAGATTTACATGTATTTGAGCAGCTTTATTGGGTAAAAAAATAA